From one Cardiobacteriaceae bacterium TAE3-ERU3 genomic stretch:
- a CDS encoding anhydro-N-acetylmuramic acid kinase encodes MVQKYYIGVMSGTSLDGVDVVLVDMADGQTVLVAQSEYAMPAELKADILAACSGEPQSLQAVGELDRALGCLFAAAVNHLLDEHQIDRNSVRAIGCHGQTVWHQPDGEHPFTMQIGDANIIAARTGIDTVADFRRKDVALGGQGAPLVPAFHHTLFGSPDSSVVVLNIGGIANITVLRPGQPVLGYDTGPGNMLMDSWYQQQSGEHYDRDAHLAQQGEVNQVLLDKLLQEPWLARSAPKSTGRELFSKAWLAAQLNGIDTSAADVQRTLCEYTAVTIAAQITQWHSGEHAQILVCGGGARNPLLMQRLRELLPDWDVSRTDDHGVSSDYMEAMAFAWLAYRFEQRLPGNVPEVTGASRPAVLGVLYPAA; translated from the coding sequence ATGGTGCAGAAATACTATATTGGTGTGATGTCTGGCACCAGCCTTGACGGGGTTGATGTGGTTTTGGTCGATATGGCAGACGGACAAACTGTGCTGGTTGCGCAAAGTGAATACGCTATGCCGGCTGAACTCAAGGCAGACATTTTGGCAGCTTGCAGCGGTGAGCCACAGTCGCTGCAAGCGGTAGGCGAACTTGACCGAGCGCTCGGCTGCTTGTTTGCAGCGGCGGTTAATCACCTACTCGATGAGCATCAAATTGATCGCAACAGCGTACGGGCAATCGGATGTCACGGCCAGACAGTCTGGCATCAGCCGGATGGTGAGCACCCATTCACCATGCAGATTGGTGACGCCAATATCATCGCCGCACGTACCGGCATCGATACAGTCGCTGATTTTCGCCGCAAAGATGTCGCTTTAGGTGGGCAGGGTGCGCCGCTCGTGCCCGCTTTTCACCACACATTATTTGGCTCGCCTGATTCCAGCGTGGTCGTGCTCAATATAGGAGGCATTGCCAATATCACCGTATTGCGCCCTGGGCAGCCAGTACTCGGCTACGATACCGGCCCCGGCAATATGCTGATGGATAGCTGGTATCAGCAGCAAAGTGGCGAGCATTATGACCGCGATGCGCACCTAGCGCAGCAAGGCGAGGTCAATCAAGTATTGCTCGATAAGCTGCTGCAAGAACCGTGGTTGGCACGATCCGCGCCGAAAAGTACCGGCCGTGAATTGTTCAGTAAGGCGTGGTTAGCTGCGCAATTAAACGGTATTGATACTTCTGCTGCAGATGTGCAGCGCACTTTGTGTGAGTACACAGCGGTGACCATTGCTGCGCAGATTACTCAGTGGCACAGTGGCGAGCATGCGCAAATACTGGTGTGCGGTGGCGGCGCGCGTAATCCACTGCTGATGCAGCGCTTGCGCGAACTATTGCCGGATTGGGACGTCTCGCGTACTGATGATCATGGCGTCAGTAGCGACTATATGGAAGCAATGGCATTTGCATGGCTCGCTTACCGCTTTGAGCAGCGCTTGCCGGGCAACGTGCCCGAAGTAACGGGCGCATCACGTCCGGCGGTCCTTGGCGTACTCTATCCGGCCGCGTGA
- a CDS encoding methylglyoxal synthase produces MAYSNPRIALVAHDARKDAMIEWARKHEAWLSQCPLFTTGTTGKRIEEATSLKVTRMLSGPLGGDQQIGAMIAEGRLDVLIFFYDPLSAVPHDVDVKALLRISTVYHIAVAMNERTADLLVRGLAEEKGLQSKTTC; encoded by the coding sequence ATGGCATATTCCAATCCCCGTATCGCATTGGTTGCCCACGATGCGCGTAAAGACGCCATGATTGAATGGGCGCGCAAGCACGAAGCATGGCTCAGCCAATGCCCGCTATTCACGACTGGCACCACTGGCAAGCGTATTGAAGAAGCGACCAGTTTGAAAGTCACACGGATGCTTTCTGGCCCACTCGGCGGCGACCAGCAAATCGGTGCAATGATCGCAGAAGGTCGGCTCGACGTGCTGATTTTCTTTTACGATCCGCTATCAGCCGTCCCGCATGATGTAGACGTCAAAGCATTACTGCGCATTTCGACGGTCTATCATATTGCTGTTGCCATGAATGAGCGTACTGCCGACTTGCTGGTACGCGGCTTGGCTGAGGAAAAAGGATTGCAGAGCAAGACAACCTGCTAA
- the fbp gene encoding class 1 fructose-bisphosphatase, producing the protein MRSLGEFIVEKQNQYPDAKGDLTGILSALRLAAKVLHRDINKAGLIQDFLGEAGSDNVQGEAQQKLDVIAHNTLKNAFLARDDVAGFASEEEDDIVIFESEKGRNAKYVILTDPLDGSSNIDVNVAVGTIFSVYRRLSPVGGPVTLEDFLQPGNRQVAAGYVVYGSSTMLVYTTGNGVHSFTYDPTVGIFGLSQEAVHIPEDGSIYSINEGQYLKFPLGVKKYLKYCQEEDAATDRPYKSRYIGSLVSDFHRNMIKGGIYIYPSATSYPNGKLRLLYECNPMAFLAEQAGGMATDGYRRILDIEPTELHQRVPLFIGSKNMVENAMKFMSDFPD; encoded by the coding sequence ATGAGAAGTCTTGGTGAATTTATCGTTGAAAAGCAAAACCAGTATCCCGATGCCAAAGGTGATCTAACCGGCATCTTATCCGCTTTACGGCTCGCGGCAAAAGTACTGCATCGCGATATTAACAAAGCCGGGCTGATTCAGGATTTTCTTGGTGAAGCCGGATCAGATAACGTTCAGGGGGAAGCGCAACAAAAGCTGGATGTCATTGCCCACAATACGCTGAAAAATGCTTTTCTTGCCCGCGATGATGTTGCCGGATTTGCCTCGGAAGAAGAAGACGATATCGTTATCTTTGAGAGTGAAAAAGGGCGCAATGCCAAGTACGTTATCCTAACTGATCCACTGGATGGTTCATCGAATATTGATGTCAACGTTGCGGTAGGTACGATCTTCTCTGTGTATCGCCGCTTATCGCCAGTTGGTGGGCCGGTCACGTTGGAGGACTTTTTACAACCAGGTAACCGTCAGGTTGCGGCTGGTTACGTCGTTTACGGCTCTTCAACCATGTTGGTTTATACCACTGGCAATGGTGTTCACAGCTTCACGTACGACCCAACCGTTGGCATTTTTGGCTTGTCTCAAGAAGCGGTACATATTCCCGAAGATGGCAGCATTTACTCAATCAACGAAGGCCAGTACCTCAAATTCCCATTGGGGGTAAAGAAATACCTCAAGTATTGTCAGGAAGAAGATGCTGCTACTGATCGTCCGTATAAATCGCGCTATATCGGCTCTTTGGTATCGGACTTTCACCGCAATATGATTAAAGGTGGTATCTACATTTATCCGTCTGCAACCAGCTATCCAAATGGCAAATTGCGCCTACTCTATGAATGTAACCCAATGGCATTTCTTGCTGAGCAGGCTGGCGGCATGGCTACCGATGGCTACCGCCGTATTCTCGATATAGAGCCAACCGAGCTGCACCAGCGCGTACCACTGTTTATCGGCTCTAAAAATATGGTTGAAAATGCAATGAAATTTATGAGTGATTTCCCGGATTAA
- a CDS encoding AAA family ATPase translates to MNQEKALAILKSGRNVFLTGSAGSGKTYCLNQYIDYLQERQVAVAITASTGIAATHMNGMTIHSWSGIGIRDALNDAQLKALSDKQYMRKKMDMVQVLIIDEISMLHRRQFELVNRVLQHFKGNELPFGGIQVVFSGDFFQLPPVTREEQRAADKFCFMSGAWVAASPQVCYLTEQHRAEDNQLNRLLNDIRNQSISDASQALIQGKLDEGMAAAEHFPHLYPHNANVDNINARELAAMVGEAHTYTAVKKGNEVLADTLARNILAPEELTLKAGAKVMFVKNNPEKETFNGTLGEVIGFNGEGVARVRLLDGREVYADAEKWQVEDERGKVLASVEQVPLRLAWAITVHKSQGMTLDEASVDLAKTFECGQGYVALSRLKHIDGLRLLGMNDMALTLEPLALKADERFRALSEQHDAALPLHELQNEWDGFIHRSGGETDPGKIAAAKMKQEKIPTHMITKKLLLEGKTVEEVAEQRGIQIGTIIGHLNDLKDDPEIELTTFVQRDDSLVAKLEPLLAAQPADEPLRLKPLYEALNGEHSYNDIKRALLFCVRRGE, encoded by the coding sequence ATGAATCAAGAAAAAGCGTTGGCGATTTTGAAGTCGGGCAGGAATGTGTTTCTGACCGGTTCGGCGGGTAGCGGCAAAACCTATTGCCTCAATCAGTACATCGACTACTTGCAGGAGCGGCAGGTCGCTGTCGCGATTACTGCGAGCACGGGCATCGCCGCGACGCATATGAATGGCATGACGATTCATTCGTGGAGTGGCATCGGGATTCGCGATGCATTAAATGATGCACAGCTCAAAGCGCTATCCGACAAGCAGTACATGCGCAAGAAAATGGATATGGTGCAAGTCTTGATCATTGATGAGATATCGATGCTGCACCGCCGTCAGTTTGAGTTGGTTAACCGGGTATTGCAGCATTTCAAAGGTAACGAGTTGCCATTTGGCGGTATTCAAGTGGTCTTTTCCGGTGACTTTTTTCAGCTACCGCCGGTGACCCGTGAAGAGCAGCGTGCGGCTGATAAGTTTTGCTTTATGTCCGGTGCGTGGGTCGCGGCCAGCCCACAGGTGTGTTATCTAACCGAGCAGCACCGTGCTGAAGATAACCAGCTTAACCGCTTACTTAACGACATCCGCAACCAATCCATTTCCGATGCCTCACAAGCATTAATCCAAGGCAAATTGGATGAAGGCATGGCCGCTGCCGAGCACTTCCCGCACCTCTATCCGCACAATGCCAATGTGGACAATATCAACGCCCGTGAACTGGCTGCGATGGTTGGTGAAGCGCATACCTACACTGCAGTTAAAAAGGGCAATGAAGTATTGGCTGATACCTTGGCGCGCAATATTCTTGCACCAGAAGAGCTGACCTTGAAAGCTGGAGCGAAAGTGATGTTCGTCAAAAACAATCCGGAGAAAGAAACCTTTAACGGTACGCTTGGTGAAGTGATTGGTTTTAATGGTGAGGGTGTGGCGCGAGTGCGCCTGCTCGACGGGCGTGAAGTCTATGCTGATGCAGAAAAATGGCAGGTTGAGGATGAGCGCGGCAAGGTCTTGGCAAGTGTTGAGCAAGTGCCGCTGCGCCTGGCATGGGCCATTACTGTACACAAAAGCCAAGGTATGACGCTGGATGAAGCGAGCGTGGATTTGGCGAAGACTTTTGAATGTGGGCAAGGGTATGTTGCGTTGTCGCGGTTAAAACATATCGATGGACTACGCCTGCTTGGCATGAATGATATGGCGCTGACCCTTGAGCCATTGGCACTTAAAGCTGATGAACGCTTTCGTGCGCTGTCTGAGCAACACGATGCAGCGCTTCCTTTGCATGAACTACAAAATGAATGGGATGGCTTTATTCACCGCAGCGGAGGAGAGACTGACCCAGGCAAGATTGCCGCAGCAAAAATGAAGCAGGAAAAAATCCCGACCCACATGATCACCAAAAAATTGCTGCTTGAAGGCAAAACCGTTGAAGAGGTTGCTGAGCAACGAGGTATTCAGATTGGCACGATCATCGGCCACCTCAATGATTTGAAAGATGATCCTGAGATAGAGCTGACCACCTTTGTGCAACGTGATGATTCGCTGGTTGCCAAGCTTGAGCCGCTACTTGCTGCGCAGCCTGCTGATGAACCGCTGCGACTCAAGCCTCTATATGAAGCCCTTAATGGTGAGCATAGCTATAATGACATTAAGCGTGCTTTATTGTTTTGTGTACGGCGTGGCGAGTAA
- a CDS encoding PTS glucose transporter subunit IIA, which translates to MQWLKSLFGKKKNESVVEVESEEEGGVRLPSAWALPVSGEVASLKGLPDPVFAKGMMGAGFVIHTDAPTLCSPINGAVSAVFPGGHAIGLTTDEGVEVLIHIGLDSVNLKGEGFHPHVREGDQVKIGDPLVDIDFALLKQRLSNSEVIVLFPNVEGGEITVSDQELVWQPEVQ; encoded by the coding sequence ATGCAATGGTTGAAAAGCCTATTTGGTAAAAAGAAGAATGAGTCTGTCGTAGAGGTCGAATCAGAGGAAGAAGGGGGCGTCAGGTTGCCATCCGCGTGGGCGTTGCCGGTTAGCGGTGAAGTTGCCAGCTTGAAAGGGTTGCCCGATCCCGTCTTTGCTAAAGGCATGATGGGGGCCGGGTTTGTTATCCATACAGATGCGCCGACATTATGCAGCCCAATCAATGGCGCTGTATCTGCTGTTTTCCCAGGTGGGCATGCAATTGGGTTGACGACTGATGAAGGTGTTGAAGTGTTGATCCATATTGGCCTCGATAGCGTGAATCTCAAAGGGGAAGGTTTTCATCCGCACGTTCGTGAAGGGGATCAAGTCAAGATCGGCGATCCGTTGGTCGATATTGATTTTGCACTACTGAAGCAGCGCTTATCCAATAGTGAAGTCATCGTTCTTTTCCCAAATGTGGAAGGGGGAGAAATTACCGTCAGTGATCAAGAGCTGGTTTGGCAGCCGGAGGTGCAGTAA
- a CDS encoding DUF4282 domain-containing protein, producing MLKSLFTFDKFITPRAIVVLYWLIIIFSVLGGIGLMFSGMGSRYGGGFTFAGFLSGLFSIILGIIMARVWCELIMIFFRINENLEAIRDKNKL from the coding sequence ATGCTTAAGTCACTCTTTACTTTTGATAAATTCATTACGCCGCGGGCTATTGTCGTACTTTACTGGCTGATCATTATCTTTTCCGTCTTGGGAGGCATTGGCCTAATGTTCTCAGGTATGGGGAGCCGCTATGGTGGTGGGTTTACTTTTGCCGGATTCCTTTCTGGCTTATTCTCCATCATTTTAGGCATCATCATGGCGCGCGTATGGTGCGAATTAATCATGATTTTCTTCCGTATCAATGAAAATCTCGAAGCAATCCGCGACAAAAACAAGCTGTAA
- the murQ gene encoding N-acetylmuramic acid 6-phosphate etherase, whose protein sequence is MDLSKLATERTNSASSDIDRCSTEDILRIINAEDQKVAPAIATQIPQITSAVEKIVSALRSGGRLIYIGAGTSGRLGILDATECPPTYSTDPDQIVGLIAGGREAVFRSVENAEDNAELAVDDLKEIHFSQDDVLVGIAASGRTPYVIGALQYAQSLGAVAIAVTCTEENPMQAHCDIAISPVVGAEVVTGSTRMKAGTAQKLVLNMLTTATMIRLGKVYRNLMVDVKPSNAKLVQRQKNIVCTATGCDEAAASQALQQADGEAKTAIIMLMLGLDAEKARALLATHQGVTHAAIDAVSSSSSQGA, encoded by the coding sequence ATGGATTTGAGTAAACTGGCTACTGAGCGCACCAATTCAGCCAGTAGTGATATTGATCGCTGCAGTACGGAAGACATTTTGCGTATCATCAATGCTGAAGACCAAAAAGTCGCGCCGGCAATTGCCACCCAAATTCCGCAGATCACCTCTGCAGTAGAAAAGATCGTCAGTGCATTGCGCAGTGGTGGTCGGCTGATCTACATCGGTGCTGGAACTTCTGGCCGCTTGGGTATTTTGGACGCCACAGAGTGTCCGCCAACCTATAGCACCGATCCAGATCAGATTGTCGGCTTGATTGCCGGTGGGCGTGAAGCGGTATTCCGCTCAGTTGAAAATGCTGAGGACAATGCGGAATTGGCGGTGGATGACCTCAAAGAAATCCATTTTAGCCAAGATGACGTGCTGGTCGGTATTGCAGCCAGTGGGCGTACGCCGTACGTCATTGGTGCTTTGCAGTATGCGCAGTCGTTGGGTGCCGTGGCTATTGCCGTTACCTGTACTGAAGAGAATCCAATGCAGGCACATTGTGATATAGCGATTTCGCCGGTGGTCGGTGCGGAAGTTGTGACCGGCTCAACGCGAATGAAAGCGGGTACAGCACAAAAGCTGGTGCTCAATATGCTGACCACGGCAACGATGATTCGCCTCGGCAAGGTGTATCGCAATTTGATGGTCGACGTAAAGCCGTCTAATGCCAAGCTGGTACAGCGGCAGAAAAATATTGTGTGTACGGCGACCGGCTGTGATGAAGCGGCCGCCAGTCAGGCCTTACAGCAGGCAGATGGTGAAGCCAAAACGGCAATCATCATGCTGATGCTGGGGCTTGATGCCGAAAAAGCGCGTGCGCTACTCGCCACTCATCAAGGCGTCACTCATGCGGCGATTGATGCCGTTTCTTCCTCTTCTAGTCAAGGAGCATAG
- a CDS encoding sodium:solute symporter yields the protein MNTLFTTLDWVVFVAYFALIAYIGWYFSRKKITTTRDYFLGNNSMPMWVVAVSVLATSQSAATFLGGPDSGYRSNLTYLATNIGGILGALFVAWILIPRFYQLRAATVYELLEARFGERSKRRAGIMYLVGRVFASGSRLYMAAIAVSMILFSNISPSSVVSAVAIITVIGLAYTYMGGIRSVIWSDLIQLIVYVGAAVAVVFYLYTQIPASFSEIVSALQNPGNGQASKLTLLDFNLDFSPKGTFSFWACITGFVLLNIGAFGLDQDMTQRLLTCKDAKEGSKAMIYSIVYSIPIVLVFMCIGLLLYIFYQRPELMGITGSGEVEQTFSGEKITIFMYYVLNEMPAGLRGLVTVGVVAATLSTLNSGLNSMSSVAVQDIYRPWSEHRGKVHAEEHYVRAGRIGMAIAAIALGSMAVLCFYWQRYSDMSLLSFALSVMVFAYTGLLGVYFTAIFTRRGSETSVLIALIAGFLTTLLLQPYVWDSVMNAVNPEWAGHYLAFPYQLCVGTFVAFVICIAGNNSAGIQYNSKG from the coding sequence ATGAATACGCTGTTTACGACGTTAGATTGGGTGGTTTTTGTCGCCTACTTTGCACTCATTGCTTATATCGGCTGGTACTTTAGCCGTAAGAAAATCACCACAACGCGCGATTACTTTTTGGGCAATAACAGCATGCCGATGTGGGTCGTTGCCGTATCGGTATTGGCGACGTCCCAGTCAGCGGCAACGTTTCTCGGTGGGCCGGACTCCGGCTATCGCAGTAACCTGACCTACCTCGCGACCAATATCGGCGGTATTCTTGGCGCATTATTCGTTGCGTGGATTTTGATCCCGCGCTTTTACCAATTGCGTGCGGCAACGGTCTACGAGCTGCTCGAAGCCCGCTTCGGTGAGCGCTCAAAGCGCCGTGCGGGGATCATGTATTTGGTCGGGCGCGTGTTTGCCTCCGGTTCGCGTTTGTATATGGCGGCCATCGCGGTTTCGATGATTTTGTTCAGCAATATCTCTCCATCAAGCGTGGTGAGTGCGGTTGCTATCATCACGGTCATCGGCCTCGCCTATACCTATATGGGCGGGATTCGTTCGGTTATTTGGAGTGATTTAATTCAGCTGATTGTCTACGTCGGTGCGGCAGTAGCGGTGGTGTTTTATTTATACACTCAAATTCCGGCCAGCTTTAGCGAGATCGTCAGTGCGCTGCAAAATCCCGGTAATGGCCAGGCATCAAAGCTGACCCTGCTCGACTTTAATCTCGATTTTAGCCCCAAAGGTACGTTTAGTTTCTGGGCGTGTATTACCGGGTTCGTCTTGCTCAATATTGGTGCTTTTGGTCTGGATCAGGACATGACGCAACGCTTGCTGACTTGTAAAGATGCCAAAGAAGGCTCTAAAGCGATGATCTACTCGATCGTCTATTCGATTCCGATTGTCTTGGTGTTCATGTGCATCGGTTTGCTGCTCTATATCTTCTATCAGCGCCCGGAATTGATGGGGATTACTGGTAGTGGCGAAGTGGAGCAGACATTCAGCGGTGAAAAAATCACCATCTTTATGTACTACGTACTCAATGAAATGCCGGCTGGCTTGCGTGGATTAGTCACGGTTGGTGTGGTCGCGGCGACGCTTTCCACGCTGAACTCTGGCCTCAATTCCATGTCGTCCGTTGCCGTACAGGATATTTACCGTCCGTGGTCTGAACACCGTGGTAAAGTCCACGCAGAGGAGCATTACGTCCGTGCTGGGCGGATTGGCATGGCCATCGCAGCGATTGCTTTGGGCAGTATGGCAGTGCTGTGCTTCTATTGGCAGCGCTATAGTGATATGTCGCTGCTTTCTTTTGCATTGAGCGTTATGGTCTTTGCTTATACCGGTCTGCTCGGTGTGTACTTCACGGCTATCTTTACTCGCCGTGGTAGCGAAACATCAGTATTGATTGCGCTTATCGCTGGTTTCTTGACCACGCTACTGCTTCAGCCATACGTGTGGGACAGCGTGATGAATGCCGTTAATCCTGAGTGGGCTGGGCATTATCTCGCCTTCCCATATCAGCTTTGTGTCGGTACGTTTGTCGCATTTGTGATCTGTATTGCCGGTAACAACAGTGCAGGCATACAGTACAACAGCAAAGGATAA
- the murP gene encoding PTS N-acetylmuramic acid transporter subunit IIBC, with translation MANTINRESLTTLMDLLGGANNITEVSNCMTRLRLKLADESLVDAESIKQLPWVLGLVVAGGQHQVVLGAGKSGRAAEIMRSLIAEEVDGQPVQPDLADISKQNKQAVKARQNRGVQNFFSTFATIFTPLIPGFIAAGLLLGIATLIGQVAGEETLASSAWLGDLIAYMKVFGKSLFSFLGILIGYNAAKAFGGTGVHGAILAGLFVLGYDAEATKGIYSGMEQFFGFTIDPRGNIIGILIAAIVGAKVEQFVRRFIPDNLDMILTSTITLLIMGCVTFLLIMPLGGVLFTGMSWLFSNLNGNPFGSAILAGLFLVAVMLGIHQGFVPVYFALVESQGFNALFPVLAMAGAGQVGAALALYARAAKDSLLRQQIRGAIVPGFLGIGEPLIYGVTLPRIKPFVTACLGGACGGFTIGLIAWLGYPVGLNTVFGPSGLLALPLMTSNSGVFLGMGVYITGMVVAWISGFAITWLFASRNVDLS, from the coding sequence ATGGCTAATACGATAAACCGTGAGTCATTAACCACATTGATGGATTTGCTCGGTGGGGCAAATAATATTACTGAAGTCAGCAATTGCATGACGCGTTTGCGCCTTAAGCTTGCTGATGAAAGCCTCGTCGATGCAGAGAGTATTAAGCAGCTGCCATGGGTTTTGGGGCTGGTCGTTGCCGGAGGGCAGCATCAGGTGGTGCTTGGTGCGGGGAAGTCCGGGCGTGCAGCAGAAATCATGCGCAGTCTGATTGCAGAAGAAGTGGATGGGCAGCCAGTACAGCCGGATTTGGCCGATATTTCCAAACAGAATAAGCAGGCCGTCAAAGCGCGGCAAAATCGTGGTGTGCAGAATTTTTTCAGTACTTTCGCGACGATTTTTACGCCGCTGATTCCGGGCTTTATCGCCGCCGGTTTGTTGCTCGGTATCGCAACGTTGATTGGGCAAGTGGCTGGAGAAGAAACGCTTGCCAGCTCGGCATGGCTGGGCGACCTGATTGCCTATATGAAAGTGTTCGGTAAAAGCCTGTTCAGCTTCCTGGGTATTCTGATCGGCTATAACGCGGCGAAAGCATTTGGTGGCACTGGGGTTCACGGTGCGATTCTCGCCGGGCTGTTTGTGCTCGGCTATGACGCAGAAGCGACCAAAGGCATCTATTCCGGCATGGAGCAATTTTTTGGCTTCACGATTGATCCGCGTGGCAACATCATTGGTATTTTGATTGCCGCAATTGTTGGCGCGAAAGTTGAGCAGTTTGTGCGCCGCTTTATCCCCGATAACCTCGATATGATCCTGACCTCTACCATTACGCTGTTGATCATGGGATGCGTCACGTTCTTATTGATTATGCCTTTGGGTGGCGTGTTGTTTACGGGTATGTCGTGGCTATTCAGCAACCTCAATGGTAACCCATTCGGCAGTGCCATTCTCGCTGGATTGTTCCTCGTTGCGGTAATGCTCGGTATTCATCAGGGCTTTGTGCCGGTGTATTTTGCACTGGTGGAAAGTCAGGGCTTTAATGCACTGTTCCCCGTTTTGGCAATGGCCGGTGCCGGACAAGTTGGCGCTGCATTGGCGCTGTATGCCCGTGCTGCAAAAGATAGCCTGCTGCGTCAGCAAATTCGCGGCGCGATTGTCCCCGGATTTTTGGGCATCGGTGAGCCGCTGATTTACGGCGTTACCCTGCCGCGCATCAAGCCGTTTGTCACAGCCTGCTTGGGCGGTGCGTGTGGTGGCTTCACTATTGGTTTGATTGCTTGGCTTGGTTACCCAGTCGGCCTCAATACCGTATTTGGTCCTTCGGGATTGCTGGCATTGCCATTGATGACGTCAAATAGTGGTGTATTCCTCGGTATGGGCGTGTATATCACCGGTATGGTCGTTGCGTGGATCAGTGGTTTTGCCATTACATGGCTGTTCGCCAGCCGTAATGTCGATCTATCATAA
- a CDS encoding rhomboid family intramembrane serine protease: protein MTLAESFKRAPLAVSLAGSFVLIFVLQVLTGIDINDPALDDLERWGANAFPLTMGSEPWRLISSAFIHAGLTHLVFNALAMYVFGLAAEPLFGHARFLAIFLLSAVGGGLLNSYLTWHALLDGEPYYIAVGASGGIMGLGAALTLAALSKLPLKDSQLNTRALIVLMGINIGYGFLMPGIDNAAHIGGALTGALIALAFIAGYKLRNQWISWVAIALTGLGFYWYWHSLHEEIVSELARYGQTLT, encoded by the coding sequence ATGACCCTTGCCGAGTCTTTCAAGCGTGCACCGCTTGCCGTATCACTGGCTGGCAGCTTTGTATTGATCTTTGTGCTTCAGGTGCTAACCGGCATAGACATCAATGACCCGGCTCTTGATGATCTCGAACGCTGGGGCGCAAATGCATTTCCACTGACCATGGGTAGTGAGCCGTGGCGCTTGATTTCCAGCGCTTTTATCCATGCCGGGCTAACGCATTTGGTGTTTAATGCGCTGGCGATGTATGTCTTTGGTCTCGCAGCCGAGCCGTTATTCGGCCATGCGCGCTTTCTCGCCATATTCCTACTATCAGCGGTTGGGGGCGGGCTGCTCAATAGTTACCTAACTTGGCACGCGCTACTCGATGGCGAACCGTACTATATTGCCGTGGGTGCATCTGGAGGCATTATGGGGCTTGGTGCAGCTCTGACGCTGGCTGCTTTGAGTAAATTGCCACTCAAAGACTCGCAGCTCAATACCCGTGCATTAATTGTGCTGATGGGCATCAACATTGGCTATGGCTTTTTAATGCCGGGGATCGATAACGCTGCGCATATTGGCGGCGCATTGACCGGCGCGCTGATCGCTTTGGCCTTCATCGCCGGATACAAATTGCGTAATCAGTGGATAAGTTGGGTTGCCATTGCACTAACAGGCTTAGGCTTTTATTGGTACTGGCATAGCCTGCATGAAGAAATCGTCTCTGAATTAGCACGCTACGGACAAACATTAACATAA
- a CDS encoding class I SAM-dependent methyltransferase, protein MKQQANLTGVPETMLWTLHNRASEAIREDGCIRDPHCLDIYNALEYDYERHFGKADGSHGVRSMLFDEYLRAFLDKHPDGVIVNLGEGLETQRYRIDAPQALWFSIDLPEAIDIRERFIKPDTQHIHIRKSALDISWFSDIPADRPVFITAQGLFMYFSEAQMATFIHALTRHFPGARLMFDYLNTFLSKRSISDKGWMKTPHYRTPPMPWGINRRDLTPTLSRWIGQDIKVHNVTFLYPRGFRRWFVPWAEKYLGALINKAPGVCYIDFPEQSL, encoded by the coding sequence ATGAAACAGCAAGCCAATTTAACCGGAGTACCCGAGACCATGCTGTGGACGCTGCACAACCGTGCATCCGAAGCCATACGCGAAGACGGCTGCATTCGCGACCCGCATTGCCTCGATATTTACAACGCACTCGAATACGACTACGAGCGTCACTTTGGCAAAGCCGATGGTTCACATGGCGTACGCTCGATGCTCTTTGATGAATATCTGCGCGCATTCCTCGACAAACACCCCGACGGCGTCATCGTCAATCTCGGCGAAGGGCTAGAAACCCAGCGCTACCGCATCGACGCACCGCAAGCATTATGGTTCAGCATCGACCTGCCCGAAGCCATCGACATCCGCGAACGCTTCATCAAGCCCGATACGCAGCATATCCACATCCGCAAAAGTGCATTGGATATTAGTTGGTTTAGCGACATTCCCGCCGACCGCCCTGTATTCATCACCGCGCAAGGGCTATTCATGTACTTCAGCGAAGCACAAATGGCGACCTTCATCCACGCGCTTACCCGGCACTTCCCCGGAGCGCGCCTGATGTTCGACTACCTCAACACTTTCCTCTCCAAGCGCAGTATCAGCGACAAAGGCTGGATGAAAACCCCGCACTACCGCACGCCGCCCATGCCGTGGGGCATCAACCGCCGTGACCTCACGCCAACTTTATCGCGCTGGATCGGGCAAGATATCAAGGTACACAACGTCACCTTCCTTTATCCGCGTGGTTTCAGGCGCTGGTTCGTGCCATGGGCAGAAAAATACCTCGGCGCATTGATCAACAAAGCTCCCGGCGTTTGCTATATCGACTTTCCCGAACAAAGCTTATAA